Proteins from one Ahaetulla prasina isolate Xishuangbanna chromosome 2, ASM2864084v1, whole genome shotgun sequence genomic window:
- the PODNL1 gene encoding podocan-like protein 1 isoform X4, translating to MLSVAPQFLPHTLRIVDLAANRLTWLYPLTLGHKPGLRSVYLHNNYLNNTGLSFDAFNGSDAVSTLILSNNQLTYVPQNLPRGVVRLHLQNNHISRIPKGALSSQGRLRELYLQNNNLSSEVLSRPTFSKLKSLEYLDLSNNNLTEVPAGLPANIVILHLGRNRLKGLPPERLSRVRGLQYLLLQSNALTTPGIHPEAFAHLRSLHTLHLYNNQLDGIPPGLPRRVRSLMLLHNQIARVGLNDFAATYALTELNLSYNRLYSAHIHRLAFRKLRLLETLDISGNRLTLLPAGLPTSLQVLNLQKNQLNALSPERLVNLTMLKELHLAHNRLKISSISPGTWHELHGLKLLDLSFNELSYVPPDLPESLEYLYLQHNRIIVIMAETFLTTSNIRVISLRANRLLAANVSEVAFADLKFLEVVDLAGNPEPIKTSVLQAGHQAQTQMGT from the exons CTATCCGTGGCACCACAGTTCCTACCCCACACACTACGCATTGTGGACCTTGCTGCCAACCGCCTGACGTGGCTCTATCCACTCACCCTTGGGCATAAGCCTGGTCTCAG GTCTGTTTATCTGCACAACAATTACTTGAACAACACTGGTCTGTCCTTTGATGCTTTCAATGGCTCGGATGCTGTCAGCACCCTGAtcctttccaacaatcagctcaCCTATGTCCCCCAGAATTTGCCCCGTGGTGTTGTTCGCCTCCATTTGCAG AATAATCACATTTCTCGTATCCCTAAAGGGGCCTTGAGCAGCCAGGGGCGCCTCCGGGAGCTTTACCTGCAGAACAATAATCTATCCAGTGAGGTCCTGAGCCGTCCCACCTTCAG CAAGCTGAAGAGCCTTGAATATCTGGATCTTTCCAACAACAACTTGACGGAGGTGCCTGCTGGTCTTCCTGCCAACATAGTAATACTACATTTGGGCCGAAACCGCTTGAAGGGACTACCGCCTGAGCGTCTTAGCCGCGTGCGAGGCCTGCAGTATCTCCTATTGCAAAGCAATGCTTTAACAACTCCAGGGATACACCCAGAGGCCTTTGCCCACTTGCGCTCCCTGCATACGCTCCATTTGTACAATAATCAGCTAGATGGAATCCCACCTGGACTTCCGCGGCGTGTCCGATCCTTGATGCTGTTGCACAACCAGATTGCACGTGTTGGCTTGAATGACTTTGCAGCCACGTATGCTTTGACTGAGCTCAATCTCAGTTACAATCGGCTTTATAGTGCCCACATCCACCGTCTGGCCTTCCGCAAGCTTAGGCTTCTGGAAACTCTGGATATCTCTGGCAATAGGCTCACGCTTCTCCCTGCTGGGTTGCCCACCAGTCTTCAAGTCCTCAACCTTCAGAAGAACCAACTCAATGCTCTTTCTCCAGAACGGTTAGTTAACCTCACCATGCTTAAAGAGCTGCATCTGGCACACAACCGGCTGAAGATCAGCAGTATTTCTCCAGGCACTTGGCATGAGCTGCATGGGCTCAAG CTCCTGGATCTGAGTTTCAATGAGTTGTCATATGTTCCACCAGACCTTCCAGAATCACTGGAATATCTATacttgcaacacaatagaattaTTGTTATTATGGCTGAGACTTTCCTCACAACATCCAACATACGGGTCATCTCTCTCAG AGCCAATCGCTTATTGGCAGCCAATGTGTCGGAAGTGGCATTTGCAGACCTGAAATTCCTGGAAGTAGTAGACCTGGCAGGCAACCCAGAGCCTATCAAGACCTCTGTCCTGCAAGCTGGACACCAGGCCCAGACTCAAATGGGCACCTAG
- the PODNL1 gene encoding podocan-like protein 1 isoform X1, with amino-acid sequence MGDSEDEFRWRDPLGRRRGEAARGIGTGAAPATAPSPVPPECGLKRGGAPRLPGRKRRREADGEPLVVPAKSRSEAGPGGRRPRAETKGHGRPPPPLLLQGLEDASRGLKAWAALLLLEAPAAPRTPPLPTSCWKGAPANARPGWLWELSSLTGTPAVAPWEADQLSVAPQFLPHTLRIVDLAANRLTWLYPLTLGHKPGLRSVYLHNNYLNNTGLSFDAFNGSDAVSTLILSNNQLTYVPQNLPRGVVRLHLQNNHISRIPKGALSSQGRLRELYLQNNNLSSEVLSRPTFSKLKSLEYLDLSNNNLTEVPAGLPANIVILHLGRNRLKGLPPERLSRVRGLQYLLLQSNALTTPGIHPEAFAHLRSLHTLHLYNNQLDGIPPGLPRRVRSLMLLHNQIARVGLNDFAATYALTELNLSYNRLYSAHIHRLAFRKLRLLETLDISGNRLTLLPAGLPTSLQVLNLQKNQLNALSPERLVNLTMLKELHLAHNRLKISSISPGTWHELHGLKLLDLSFNELSYVPPDLPESLEYLYLQHNRIIVIMAETFLTTSNIRVISLRANRLLAANVSEVAFADLKFLEVVDLAGNPEPIKTSVLQAGHQAQTQMGT; translated from the exons atgggcgactctgaggatgaatttcggtggcgggatccgctgggccggcggcggggggaagcggcgcgcgggataggcacaggcgctgctcccgccACCGCCCCATCCCCCGTCCCcccggagtgcggactgaagcgaggcggtgcccctcggctgcccgggaggaagaggcggcgggaggcggacggagagccgctggtggttccggccaagtcccgctcggaggccgggccaggtgggaggcggcccagggctg agacgaagggccacgggaggccgccgcccccgctgctgcttcaagggctggaggacgccagccgcggactcaaggcctgggcggccctactgcttttggaggccccggccgcgccccgcacgcccccgctgcccaccagctgctggaaaggggccccggctaatgcgaggccgggctggctgtgggagctgagctcgttgacgggcaccccggccgtagctccttgggaggccgatcag CTATCCGTGGCACCACAGTTCCTACCCCACACACTACGCATTGTGGACCTTGCTGCCAACCGCCTGACGTGGCTCTATCCACTCACCCTTGGGCATAAGCCTGGTCTCAG GTCTGTTTATCTGCACAACAATTACTTGAACAACACTGGTCTGTCCTTTGATGCTTTCAATGGCTCGGATGCTGTCAGCACCCTGAtcctttccaacaatcagctcaCCTATGTCCCCCAGAATTTGCCCCGTGGTGTTGTTCGCCTCCATTTGCAG AATAATCACATTTCTCGTATCCCTAAAGGGGCCTTGAGCAGCCAGGGGCGCCTCCGGGAGCTTTACCTGCAGAACAATAATCTATCCAGTGAGGTCCTGAGCCGTCCCACCTTCAG CAAGCTGAAGAGCCTTGAATATCTGGATCTTTCCAACAACAACTTGACGGAGGTGCCTGCTGGTCTTCCTGCCAACATAGTAATACTACATTTGGGCCGAAACCGCTTGAAGGGACTACCGCCTGAGCGTCTTAGCCGCGTGCGAGGCCTGCAGTATCTCCTATTGCAAAGCAATGCTTTAACAACTCCAGGGATACACCCAGAGGCCTTTGCCCACTTGCGCTCCCTGCATACGCTCCATTTGTACAATAATCAGCTAGATGGAATCCCACCTGGACTTCCGCGGCGTGTCCGATCCTTGATGCTGTTGCACAACCAGATTGCACGTGTTGGCTTGAATGACTTTGCAGCCACGTATGCTTTGACTGAGCTCAATCTCAGTTACAATCGGCTTTATAGTGCCCACATCCACCGTCTGGCCTTCCGCAAGCTTAGGCTTCTGGAAACTCTGGATATCTCTGGCAATAGGCTCACGCTTCTCCCTGCTGGGTTGCCCACCAGTCTTCAAGTCCTCAACCTTCAGAAGAACCAACTCAATGCTCTTTCTCCAGAACGGTTAGTTAACCTCACCATGCTTAAAGAGCTGCATCTGGCACACAACCGGCTGAAGATCAGCAGTATTTCTCCAGGCACTTGGCATGAGCTGCATGGGCTCAAG CTCCTGGATCTGAGTTTCAATGAGTTGTCATATGTTCCACCAGACCTTCCAGAATCACTGGAATATCTATacttgcaacacaatagaattaTTGTTATTATGGCTGAGACTTTCCTCACAACATCCAACATACGGGTCATCTCTCTCAG AGCCAATCGCTTATTGGCAGCCAATGTGTCGGAAGTGGCATTTGCAGACCTGAAATTCCTGGAAGTAGTAGACCTGGCAGGCAACCCAGAGCCTATCAAGACCTCTGTCCTGCAAGCTGGACACCAGGCCCAGACTCAAATGGGCACCTAG